One part of the Egibacteraceae bacterium genome encodes these proteins:
- a CDS encoding dual specificity protein phosphatase, giving the protein MALRDDPGVMVGNVAGLPAAGIDAVVSLCRVGRTFAPPDVEHHELHLIDTPGANTHLRHVVADTAAGVLAIRDEGKRVYLHCAAGQSRTPAVAAAYLHLRLGISGEEALRRVGAALRHYQHNHELIDVVRSLPERPDSGS; this is encoded by the coding sequence GTGGCCCTGCGCGACGACCCGGGCGTGATGGTCGGCAACGTCGCGGGTCTTCCCGCAGCCGGGATCGACGCGGTCGTGTCGCTGTGCCGGGTCGGCCGCACCTTCGCTCCGCCTGACGTCGAACACCACGAGTTGCACCTCATCGACACCCCGGGCGCCAACACCCACCTGCGCCACGTCGTGGCCGACACCGCAGCGGGCGTCCTCGCCATACGCGACGAGGGGAAGCGGGTGTACCTGCACTGCGCCGCCGGGCAGAGCCGCACCCCCGCCGTCGCCGCGGCCTACCTGCACCTGCGCCTGGGGATCTCCGGCGAGGAGGCGCTGCGCCGCGTCGGCGCCGCGCTGCGCCACTACCAGCACAACCACGAGCTCATCGACGTGGTGCGGTCGCTGCCCGAGCGGCCCGACTCCGGGAGCTGA
- a CDS encoding MBL fold metallo-hydrolase, with amino-acid sequence MRGRIHRGSKEIGGSCVELEASDGGRVVLDLGRPLAAGWDDDVALPAVAGLTEPDGSLLGVLISHAHLDHYGLVAGISTEVPVYIGAEAEALLHAAAFFSPVSASVHAAGHLRHREPFTLGPFTVTPYLADHSAFDAYSLLVEADGARVFYTGDLRAHGRKAAMFERLLADPPAGVDVLVMEGTHVRADAVNDEATFATEADLEERFVELSRDTQGAVVVLGSAQNLDRLVTVYRAAKRTGRSCVVDLYGATVAAATRATIPQPGHEVLRVYVPNRQRIRVKEAGEFSRVADIKAQRVFPEELAADPGRWLFHVPSSTVGELIRAGVLDGRGVVVWSLWHGYLVEPSGVRLRGLLDEHGVELVHLHTSGHASVPDLKRLVDALHPARVVPMHSEAGGRFGELFPRVELRDDGEWWDV; translated from the coding sequence ATGCGAGGGCGCATCCACCGCGGGAGCAAGGAGATCGGCGGCAGCTGTGTGGAGCTGGAGGCGTCCGACGGCGGCCGGGTGGTGCTGGACCTCGGGCGGCCCCTGGCCGCGGGCTGGGACGACGACGTCGCGCTGCCCGCTGTGGCGGGCCTGACCGAGCCCGACGGGTCGTTGTTGGGGGTGCTGATCTCCCATGCGCACCTGGACCACTACGGGCTGGTGGCCGGCATCTCGACAGAGGTCCCGGTGTACATCGGCGCGGAAGCCGAGGCGCTGCTTCATGCGGCGGCGTTCTTCTCGCCGGTGTCCGCCTCGGTGCACGCTGCCGGCCATCTGCGCCACCGCGAGCCGTTCACGCTCGGGCCGTTCACGGTCACGCCCTACCTCGCTGACCACTCGGCGTTCGACGCCTACTCGCTGCTGGTGGAGGCAGACGGGGCGCGCGTGTTCTACACCGGTGACCTGCGCGCGCACGGGCGCAAGGCGGCGATGTTCGAGCGGCTGCTGGCCGACCCGCCCGCCGGCGTCGACGTGCTGGTCATGGAGGGCACGCACGTGCGCGCGGACGCCGTCAACGACGAGGCGACCTTCGCCACCGAGGCCGACCTCGAGGAGCGCTTCGTCGAGCTCAGCCGCGACACCCAGGGCGCGGTCGTCGTGTTGGGGTCCGCGCAGAACCTCGACCGGCTTGTCACCGTGTACCGGGCGGCCAAGCGCACCGGGCGTTCCTGCGTCGTGGACCTGTACGGCGCGACGGTCGCCGCCGCGACCCGCGCGACGATCCCCCAGCCCGGCCACGAGGTGCTGCGCGTGTACGTGCCCAACCGCCAGCGCATCAGGGTGAAGGAGGCCGGCGAGTTCTCCCGCGTCGCTGACATCAAGGCGCAGCGGGTCTTCCCCGAGGAGCTCGCCGCCGACCCGGGCCGGTGGCTGTTCCATGTGCCCTCCTCCACCGTGGGGGAGCTGATCCGCGCGGGGGTCCTCGACGGGCGCGGCGTCGTGGTGTGGTCGCTGTGGCACGGCTACCTGGTCGAGCCCTCGGGGGTGCGGCTGCGCGGGCTGCTCGACGAGCACGGCGTTGAGCTGGTCCATCTGCACACCTCGGGGCACGCCTCGGTGCCCGACCTCAAGCGTCTGGTGGACGCGCTTCACCCGGCGCGGGTGGTGCCGATGCACTCGGAGGCGGGTGGGCGCTTCGGCGAGCTGTTCCCGCGGGTCGAGCTGCGCGACGACGGGGAGTGGTGGGACGTATGA